TTTTATAGATTGCTTTTCCTCAGGAAATACCTTAAGTATATCTCGCTGCATTAAGATTGCCGTTGAAAGCCAAATTGGCCAAAAAATAAAATCCATTTGATTAATAAATCCGCATAATGCAAGAAAAATAGAAGTTAATAAATAACAAATTTGAATAGTTATTCTTGTATTGTTCTGAAGGTTCACAGCGGAACTATTTATTCCAATTTTGATATCATATTTTTTATCTGCTAAAGCATAAATTGTGTCGAAGCCAAAAGTCCAAAAAATAGTAGCTAGCCAGCAAAACAATAAAACAACACTATTTAAATTACCTTCATTTGCGGCCCAGGGAATTAAGACAGCAAAACCCCAACATATGGATAAGATTAATTGAGGGTATTTAAACCATCTTTTGGCAGAAGGATAAATTAAAATAATAGGTAAAGCTAAAAAAGCAAGTGAAATTGATAGGATCCTGCCAGGTTGAGGTAGTGACAAAGTCAAAAAGAAACTACATAAAATCAAAAAGAAAAGAATTGAATAAGCTGTTTTAAGGCCGATTTTATTTGCAGCTAGAGGTCTATTTTTTGTCCTGAAAACTCTTTGATCAATTTTTTTGTCCCAAATATCATTAACTACGCAGCCTAATCCACTTACTAGTAGCCCTCCCAGGATTATTCTTAGCAACATTAAAAATGTTGGATTAGCATCTGGGGTTAAATATAAACTCCATCCAGCAGGAATAAGTAAGATCATTCTTCCAGTTGGCTTATTCCACCTTAATAATTCAAAAAAAGTACTTAATTTAATTTGTTGATTTTTATTTTGCATATAACCTATTGTATATTTCATAACTTTAAATAATCTTACTAGGATTTAATGATTTCTATTATTTAATAATCAATCTTGGGTATATTTATTAATGGATTAAAAATATCTGCATCTTATAAAAAGAAATGATAAAGAAACAAGATTTAAGATATTTTCAAGAAAATCAAATTTTAGTAGCTTCTATAGATATTGGAACTAACTCTACACATCTCTTAGTAGCAGAAATTAATCTAGAATTAAAATCATTTTCAATAAAATTCACTGATAAATCAACCACTCGTCTCGGAGAAAGAGATGAGGAGGGTAATCTTACTGAAGAATCAATCCAAAGAGCATTAGTTACTCTTAAGCGATTTAAGGAATATTGTAAAAGTAATGGAGTAAAACAAATAGTTACAGCAGCAACAAGTGCAGTTAGGGAGGCCCCAAACGGTCAAGATTTTATTAGAAGAGTTCTTGATGAAACTGATATTCAAATAGAAATGATAAGTGGTTCTGAGGAAGCCAGATTAATTTACCTTGGTGTTCTTTCTGGTATGGCTTTTGAAGATCAGTCTTTTGTAATCATAGATATTGGAGGAGGATCTACAGAGTTAATACTTGCAGATAAAAAAGATGCTATAGCTCTTACCAGTTCTAGAATTGGTGCAGTAAGACTTAAAAATGATTTTTTAAATAAAGATTCTATAAATTCAGAAAGATTCATTTTTCTAACAACTTTTATAAAAGGATCTTTAGAACCATCTGTTCGAAAAATAAAGAGTAGATCTAAGGGAGATAAGCCTTTATCTATGATTGCAACCAGTGGCACTGCAACCTCATTAGGAAATTTAATTTCAGATGATTTGGGAGAATCTAAACAAAAGTTGCATGGTTATAAATTTAAGAAGGAAAATTTACAAAATGTATTGGAAAAACTAATTAAATTGCCAATTTCGGAAATCAAGAAAATACCTTCATTAAGTGAGAGAAGAGCAGAAATAATTATTCCAGGAGCATTGATATTAAACACTGCAATGGAGATGTTGAACTTTAATGAATTAACCATTAGTGAGAGGGCGCTTAGAGAGGGTTTAGTTGTTGATTGGATGCTTCGTAAAGGGATAATAAAAAACGAGTTAAATATTCAAAGCAATATTAGAAAAACAACCATAGTTCATCAGGCCAGAAAGTTTGGCGTAGAAAGTACAAGAGCTGAGAAAGTTATCGATATTGCCTTTCAAATTTATGATCAGACTAAAAATATCTTTTATAACGAAAATGACCCTAAAGCCAAAGAACTTCTTTGGGCAGCTTCTAATCTCTATAATTGTGGGAAATACGTGAATGTTGGGTCATATCACAAACACTCTTGGTACTTAATAAAAAATTGTGAGTTGTTGGGCTATTCTGAAGCAGAAACAAATATTATTGCTTCAATTGCTAGATACCATAGAAAGACTCTACCCAAGAAAAGACATGAGTCTTGGCAAAGTTTAATATCCAAAGAAGATAAAACATTAGTTCTTGAAATGTCATTGATTTTGAGACTAGCAGCATCTCTTGATCAAAGACCTGACAAGGTGATTTCCTCAGTTCAAATAAAATTGGAGGGAAATATTCTTAAATTTGAACTCTTACCTTTAAATAGAAACAATGATCTTCTTCT
This region of Prochlorococcus marinus str. GP2 genomic DNA includes:
- a CDS encoding 4-hydroxybenzoate polyprenyltransferase; this encodes MKYTIGYMQNKNQQIKLSTFFELLRWNKPTGRMILLIPAGWSLYLTPDANPTFLMLLRIILGGLLVSGLGCVVNDIWDKKIDQRVFRTKNRPLAANKIGLKTAYSILFFLILCSFFLTLSLPQPGRILSISLAFLALPIILIYPSAKRWFKYPQLILSICWGFAVLIPWAANEGNLNSVVLLFCWLATIFWTFGFDTIYALADKKYDIKIGINSSAVNLQNNTRITIQICYLLTSIFLALCGFINQMDFIFWPIWLSTAILMQRDILKVFPEEKQSIKNIGNHFKNQSIYGGVLLLGIIISS
- a CDS encoding Ppx/GppA phosphatase family protein yields the protein MIKKQDLRYFQENQILVASIDIGTNSTHLLVAEINLELKSFSIKFTDKSTTRLGERDEEGNLTEESIQRALVTLKRFKEYCKSNGVKQIVTAATSAVREAPNGQDFIRRVLDETDIQIEMISGSEEARLIYLGVLSGMAFEDQSFVIIDIGGGSTELILADKKDAIALTSSRIGAVRLKNDFLNKDSINSERFIFLTTFIKGSLEPSVRKIKSRSKGDKPLSMIATSGTATSLGNLISDDLGESKQKLHGYKFKKENLQNVLEKLIKLPISEIKKIPSLSERRAEIIIPGALILNTAMEMLNFNELTISERALREGLVVDWMLRKGIIKNELNIQSNIRKTTIVHQARKFGVESTRAEKVIDIAFQIYDQTKNIFYNENDPKAKELLWAASNLYNCGKYVNVGSYHKHSWYLIKNCELLGYSEAETNIIASIARYHRKTLPKKRHESWQSLISKEDKTLVLEMSLILRLAASLDQRPDKVISSVQIKLEGNILKFELLPLNRNNDLLLEKWNLRLCRNVIKELKNLDLKVI